The Aggregatilinea lenta genome includes a region encoding these proteins:
- a CDS encoding AAA family ATPase has protein sequence MKIERVSLLNFRQYYDEHRVIFAQHDQENVTVIHGVNGAGKTSFFLALNWCLYGEGIDNIGQITSKEAVSRAKVGDKVSTKVSITFIHEGERYMAARQLTGQKRNDGSLDEARNSNEFLLMRASTSGVATRIDNPIGVMNTILPSNVRTYFFFDGEKIDNFARPESAREVQEAIYRVLSLETLTRAKTHLSKAARDLRGQLKGIVSEELKDLISQDSDLRQQEEDLLERQVELRNNIATAQRHIEDVNQQLRDFEAVEALQGQYDLFTREIQERQQEFEELKTRIRDSASQGYIPLSRNAVQLALQMLDEKRERGEIPSNIRQQFIQDLLERHRCICGRPFADADEAHEHLVSLLSSSVPSSLEDNVLTTSGQLRALIDRGPQFESDLSTAIQDKVRLEQTIERLWAQRDDIQREMKGSEQIEVSQLARRRDQYQADKDEYNAELVRADITLEDIRIRIKELERQIQQARKTEIRQLHLSHKVELAQDAADILDKVYTTFAEHKRREVEQETQNIFHSLAWKGEHFQDVCLTENYQLEVIDRYGLPARPELSAGERQILSLSFITAMARAAQREAPLIMDTPFGRLSSAHREAITRNLPDLAPQLVLFVTDEELRDQALENLKPRIGAEYRLNFDPRTSCTTIEELNQ, from the coding sequence ATGAAGATTGAACGCGTGAGTCTTTTGAATTTCCGGCAATACTATGATGAGCACCGTGTCATCTTTGCTCAGCACGATCAAGAGAATGTAACTGTCATTCATGGAGTGAACGGTGCAGGTAAAACCTCTTTTTTTCTTGCTCTTAATTGGTGTTTGTATGGGGAAGGTATAGACAATATAGGTCAAATAACCAGCAAAGAGGCCGTAAGCCGTGCCAAAGTCGGCGACAAGGTGAGCACCAAGGTTTCGATCACCTTCATACATGAGGGTGAGCGATATATGGCGGCACGTCAGTTGACTGGGCAGAAGAGAAATGATGGCTCATTGGACGAGGCGCGTAACAGCAACGAATTCCTTCTGATGCGAGCTTCAACCAGTGGTGTTGCCACTCGAATAGATAATCCGATCGGCGTCATGAACACTATCCTGCCCAGCAACGTCCGCACCTACTTCTTCTTCGATGGAGAAAAGATAGACAATTTTGCGCGTCCGGAATCCGCGCGAGAAGTGCAGGAAGCGATCTACAGAGTCCTTAGTCTGGAAACGCTAACGCGCGCCAAGACCCATCTATCGAAAGCTGCCCGCGACCTGCGCGGGCAACTCAAGGGTATTGTCAGTGAGGAACTAAAGGATCTTATCTCACAAGACAGTGACCTTCGCCAGCAGGAAGAAGATCTGCTCGAGCGACAAGTTGAACTAAGAAACAATATCGCAACTGCCCAGCGCCACATAGAGGATGTGAATCAACAACTTCGTGATTTTGAGGCAGTTGAGGCTTTACAAGGGCAGTATGACCTGTTTACACGAGAGATTCAGGAGCGGCAACAGGAATTCGAGGAACTCAAAACACGAATCCGCGACTCGGCGAGTCAGGGTTATATTCCGCTGAGCCGAAACGCTGTGCAACTTGCTTTACAGATGTTGGATGAAAAACGCGAACGTGGAGAAATTCCGAGCAACATCCGACAGCAGTTCATTCAGGATCTTTTGGAACGCCATAGATGCATCTGTGGTCGGCCATTTGCTGATGCAGATGAAGCCCATGAACACCTTGTGAGCTTGCTCAGCTCTTCAGTTCCAAGTTCGCTCGAGGACAACGTACTAACCACAAGTGGTCAATTGCGAGCACTCATCGATCGCGGTCCACAGTTTGAATCTGACTTGAGTACCGCGATACAGGATAAGGTGCGCTTGGAGCAAACCATTGAGCGCTTATGGGCACAGCGTGACGATATTCAGCGAGAGATGAAAGGCTCCGAACAGATCGAAGTGAGTCAACTCGCTCGGCGCCGCGACCAGTATCAAGCCGACAAGGACGAATACAATGCTGAGCTTGTCCGGGCTGATATAACGCTGGAAGACATCCGGATACGCATCAAGGAATTGGAGAGACAGATTCAGCAGGCACGCAAGACCGAAATTAGGCAACTTCACCTCAGCCACAAGGTCGAATTGGCCCAGGATGCTGCGGACATTCTTGATAAGGTTTATACGACTTTTGCGGAACATAAACGCCGTGAGGTAGAGCAGGAAACCCAGAACATCTTCCATTCACTGGCATGGAAGGGTGAGCATTTCCAGGATGTATGTCTCACAGAGAACTACCAACTTGAAGTAATTGATCGCTACGGCTTACCTGCTCGCCCAGAACTCTCTGCAGGCGAACGTCAGATTCTTAGCCTCTCTTTTATTACCGCAATGGCGAGGGCAGCTCAACGTGAAGCGCCTCTGATTATGGATACGCCTTTTGGTCGCCTGTCTTCCGCTCATCGCGAAGCAATTACTCGCAATCTCCCAGATTTGGCACCCCAATTGGTGTTATTCGTTACTGACGAAGAGCTACGCGATCAGGCGTTGGAAAACCTTAAGCCACGCATCGGGGCAGAATATCGTTTAAATTTCGACCCTAGAACTAGTTGCACAACCATCGAGGAGCTGAACCAATGA